One genomic segment of Hevea brasiliensis isolate MT/VB/25A 57/8 chromosome 3, ASM3005281v1, whole genome shotgun sequence includes these proteins:
- the LOC110651176 gene encoding uncharacterized protein At3g52155, chloroplastic isoform X2 → MEINAKATVAPSINSNLLMFLNSKPHLALESPVSVCCGCRRNPNARLRLSARCSSSATVTATVTEEESQQAPSKSVARRLILLRHAKSSWDNPSLRDHDRPLSKAGKDDAVQVSQKLQQLGWIPQLILSSDATRTRETLKIMQEQVTDLLDAEVHFIPSFYSIAAMDGQTADHLQQAICRYSSDKIHTVIKQSQVCISIQKCYGLKWR, encoded by the exons ATGGAAATAAATGCTAAGGCAACAGTGGCTCCGAGTATAAACAGTAATCTATTGATGTTCCTCAACTCCAAGCCTCACCTAGCACTAGAATCTCCCGTTTCAGTTTGCTGCGGTTGCAGGAGGAACCCCAATGCACGCCTGCGTTTGTCCGCCCGTTGCAGCTCTTCGGCGACGGTCACAGCCACTGTCACCGAGGAAGAATCCCAACAAGCTCCCTCCAAATCCGTGGCTCGCCGCCTTATTCTCCTCCGTCATGCTAAGAGTTCTTGGGATAACCCTTCATTGCGAG ATCATGATCGACCTCTGAGCAAAGCTGGAAAAGATGATGCTGTCCAAGTCTCTCAAAAGCTCCAACAGCTTGGTTGGATTCCTCAGCTTATTCTATCCAG CGATGCAACACGGACTAGGGAAACGCTTAAAATAATGCAGGAGCAAGTGACAGACCTTTTGGACGCTGAGGTCCATTTCATTCCAAGCTTCTATTCAATTGCAGCGATGGATGGCCAGACTGCTGATCATCTTCAGCAAGCTATCTGCAGATATTCAAGCGATAAGATCCATACAGTCAT TAAGCAGTCCCAAGTTTGTATTAGTATCCAAAAATGTTATGGACTCAAATGGCGATAA
- the LOC110651176 gene encoding uncharacterized protein At3g52155, chloroplastic isoform X1 → MEINAKATVAPSINSNLLMFLNSKPHLALESPVSVCCGCRRNPNARLRLSARCSSSATVTATVTEEESQQAPSKSVARRLILLRHAKSSWDNPSLRDHDRPLSKAGKDDAVQVSQKLQQLGWIPQLILSSDATRTRETLKIMQEQVTDLLDAEVHFIPSFYSIAAMDGQTADHLQQAICRYSSDKIHTVMCMGHNRGWEEAASMFTGASVELKPCNAALLEATGKSWEEAFVLAGLGGWKLQGVVKPNNNL, encoded by the exons ATGGAAATAAATGCTAAGGCAACAGTGGCTCCGAGTATAAACAGTAATCTATTGATGTTCCTCAACTCCAAGCCTCACCTAGCACTAGAATCTCCCGTTTCAGTTTGCTGCGGTTGCAGGAGGAACCCCAATGCACGCCTGCGTTTGTCCGCCCGTTGCAGCTCTTCGGCGACGGTCACAGCCACTGTCACCGAGGAAGAATCCCAACAAGCTCCCTCCAAATCCGTGGCTCGCCGCCTTATTCTCCTCCGTCATGCTAAGAGTTCTTGGGATAACCCTTCATTGCGAG ATCATGATCGACCTCTGAGCAAAGCTGGAAAAGATGATGCTGTCCAAGTCTCTCAAAAGCTCCAACAGCTTGGTTGGATTCCTCAGCTTATTCTATCCAG CGATGCAACACGGACTAGGGAAACGCTTAAAATAATGCAGGAGCAAGTGACAGACCTTTTGGACGCTGAGGTCCATTTCATTCCAAGCTTCTATTCAATTGCAGCGATGGATGGCCAGACTGCTGATCATCTTCAGCAAGCTATCTGCAGATATTCAAGCGATAAGATCCATACAGTCAT GTGCATGGGACATAATAGGGGGTGGGAGGAGGCAGCCTCAATGTTTACTGGTGCCTCTGTGGAACTGAAGCCATGCAATGCTGCTTTGCTTGAAGCTACTGGGAAATCCTGGGAAGAG GCTTTTGTGTTAGCAGGACTCGGTGGGTGGAAGCTCCAGGGTGTTGTAAAACCAAATAATAACCTGTAG